A single region of the Corticium candelabrum chromosome 15, ooCorCand1.1, whole genome shotgun sequence genome encodes:
- the LOC134191336 gene encoding uncharacterized protein LOC134191336 — protein MRSALETVHEITKLIKKSPKRESIFKKFKDVVTAGSPGLRILCPTRWTVRAEALTSISENYTTLQMTWDVAKEATKDTEMRARIGGIALQMDTFDFVYGVELGRKLLNIVDNLSRSLQSSTISACEGQKLVSTTTTTIQSMRSDECFDIFWKYVERKRLSLQVPSPTLPRRRKVPRQFEVGEGATVHPVEVKEIYRRAYFEAIDLILAAVKDRFHQKGFNMLQKLETVVTSLQQPQQSEALKEIVNFYGDDFSHPDRLQTQLTLLHAGTEQPLTDVRSLVVYLKSLSSAERQFFSEVIKVVKLILVMPATNATSERSFSALRRLKTWLRSTISECRLNWSMILHIHKDKTDALPIKGVANEFVTRNESRRRLFGHFD, from the coding sequence ATGCGAAGTGCTCTGGAGACCGTACATGAAATTACTAAGTTGATAAAAAAATCACCCAAACGTGAAAGCATCTTCAAGAAGTTTAAAGATGTTGTCACTGCTGGCTCTCCAGGACTACGGATTCTTTGTCCTACACGATGGACGGTCAGGGCTGAGGCATTAACGTCAATATCTGAAAACTACACTACACTTCAGATGACTTGGGATGTGGCAAAAGAAGCCACAAAGGATACTGAGATGAGAGCTAGAATTGGAGGAATCGCTTTGCAGATGGACACATTTGACTTCGTTTATGGTGTTGAACTTGGAAGAAAGCTGCTGAACATAGTGGACAACCTGTCCCGATCCTTACAGAGTTCTACTATTTCAGCATGCGAAGGCCAAAAGCTAGTCagtactacaacaacaactatcCAGTCAATGAGATCTGATGAGTGCTTTGATATATTTTGGAAGTACGTTGAACGCAAAAGATTGTCACTTCAAGTGCCATCCCCTACCCTTCCACGACGTAGGAAAGTTCCAAGACAATTCGAGGTAGGAGAAGGTGCAACAGTACATCCAGTAGAAGTGAAGGAGATCTATCGAAGGGCTTACTTTGAGGCCATTGACTTGATTTTAGCAGCAGTCAAAGATAGATTTCATCAGAAAGGATTCAACATGTTACAGAAATTAGAGACAGTTGTAACTTCTCTTCAGCAACCCCAGCAATCGGAAGCACTGAAAGAGATTGTCAATTTTTATGGTGATGATTTCAGTCACCCAGACCGACTTCAAACACAGCTCACTCTTCTTCATGCAGGTACTGAACAGCCACTGACGGATGTACGGTCTCTGGTCGTATACCTCAAATCCTTAAGCAGTGCAGAAAGACAGTTTTTTtctgaagtcatcaaagtaGTCAAGCTCATTCTGGTAATGCCGGCAACAAACGCCACAAGTGAAAGAAGTTTTAGTGCTCTCCGTAGACTCAAGACATGGCTACGTTCTACAATAAGTGAATGTCGTCTCAACTGGTCTATGATACTCCATATCCATAAGGACAAAACTGATGCATTACCAATAAAAGGTGTTGCGAATGAGTTTGTTACACGTAATGAAAGCAGAAGACGACTATTCGGACACTTTGATTAA
- the LOC134191606 gene encoding zinc finger MYM-type protein 1-like, translated as MSLIAWLRKAQQPDGSVTNYPTGIDHESNVSGEEDAQEHAQTSNVAGPASTSSESGHHSHQPDATDASETRPVAGAQPQPTLMPWSPHQPLLSFPYRTFAKQQRAFCSSWYRRYPWLHYQEADDKVFCFYCQVAEKKDLGSVALRAGNLDDKFVRTGFTDWKKALTKFEKHQKSVFHRDAMDMVVGKEQNVGQMLGKGYAEEMVENRNMLQIIISCIRYLARQGLAMRGRSKPEGSVALERDSNLMQLLIMRAEDNPRLWKWLDKCQAKFTSPCIQNEILSIMALMILRDVVRKVSGKWYTIMVDETTDLSNTEQMVFCLRYVDDDLEVHEEVIGLYSLDSTSADSILATVQDILLRMNLRIDHCRGQCYDGASNMAEAKSGRLRMC; from the exons ATGTCTCTGATAGCGTGGCTGCGGAAAGCGCAACAACCGGATGGAAGTGTAACTAACTATCCCACTGGCATTGACCATGAAAGCAATGTCTCAGGTGAAGAAGACGCCCAAGAGCACGCCCAAACTAGCAACGTGGCTGGACCAGCCTCTACAAGTTCTGAAAGCGGCCACCACTCTCACCAGCCCGACGCAACTGATGCCTCCGAGACAAGACCGGTTGCTGGCGCCCAGCCTCAGCCCACCTTGATGCCTTGGAGTCCTCACCAACCCTTGCTGTCCTTCCCATATCGCACATTTGCTAAGCAGCAGCGAGCATTCTGTTCTTCTTGGTATAGAAGATACCCGTGGTTGCATTATCAAGAAGCAGATGACAAAGTCTTCTGCTTCTACTGCCAGGTGGCGGAGAAGAAGGACTTAGGCTCAGTTGCTCTGCGCGCTGGGAACTTGGACGATAAATTCGTGAGAACTGGCTTTACAGACTGGAAGAAAGCACTCactaaatttgaaaaacatcAGAAATCAGTCTTTCATCGTGATGCTATGGATATGGTGGTTGGCAAGGAACAGAATGTTGGGCAAATGCTAGGGAAAGGTTATGCAGAAGAAATGGTTGAGAATAGGAATATGTTACAGATAATTATTAGTTGCATTCGATACCTTGCTCGGCAAGGTCTCGCCATGCGTGGTCGGTCTAAACCTGAAGGTAGTGTCGCTCTTGAAAGGGATTCCAACTTAATGCAACTCCTCATTATGCGTGCTGAAGACAATCCGAGGCTCTGGAAATGGTTAGACAAATGCCAGGCCAAGTTCACAAGCCCCTGtatacaaaatgaaattctcAGTATCATGGCATTAATGATTCTGAGAGATGTTGTTAGGAAGGTATCGGGAAAGTGGTACACTATCATGGTAGATGAAACTACAGATTTGTCCAATACTGAACAAATGGTCTTCTGTCTTCGATACGTAGATGATGATCTGGAAGTCCATGAGGAAGTAATAGGGCTGTATAGCTTAGACTCAACTTCTGCTGACTCTATACTAGCAACAGTTCAAGATATCCTGTTACGCATGAATCTAAGGATTGACCATTGCCGAGGCCAGTGCTACGACGGCGCTAGTAACATGGCAGAAGCGAAGTCAGGC CGACTCAGGATGTGTTGA